A genome region from Cutaneotrichosporon cavernicola HIS019 DNA, chromosome: 5 includes the following:
- a CDS encoding uncharacterized protein (carbohydrate-binding module family 13 protein) has translation MLALLSLLLLVGATSIPDPGHELLRGTFGETSQCLSVKGGLLRSLTPVVITDCKGVQTQSWVVAHDEPGIVRVAGTRFCLDAGKDPMNGSKVTIRTCNSNAPEQNWFWTDDNRLALVGMGLCLDNTDGRDMNGNQVQVWSCTGGNTNQVWGAPDRGPCGPAPCTSFPFPRPSPRPSHRPSGRPSHKPRS, from the exons ATGCTGgctctcctctccctcctcctccttgtgGGTGCCACATCCATCCCGGACCCGGGACATGAGCTGCTCCGCGGAACGTTCGGCGAGACCAGCCAGTGTCTCTCCGTCAAGGGCGGCCTCCTACGCAGCCTCACGCCGGTCGTAAT AACGGACTGCAAGGGCGTACAAACCCAGTCGTGGGTCGTGGCCCACGACGAGCCCGGTATCGTCCGCGTTGCCGGGACGCGGTTCTGCCTCGACGCTGGTAAAG ACCCGATGAATGGGAGCAAGGTCACCATCC GGACATGCAACAGTAACGCACCCGAACAGAACTGGTTCTGGACCGATGATaaccgcctcgccctcgtcggcatGG GCCTTTGCCTCGACAACACGGACGGACGCGATATGAACGGCAACCAGGTTCAAGTGTGGAGCTGCACTGGTGGCAACAC AAACCAGGTTTGGGGCGCCCCGGACCGCGGGCCGTGTGGGCCAGCTCCATGCACGTCGTTCCCGTTCCCCCGCCCGAGCCCGCGCCCCAGTCACCGCCCAAGCGGCCGCCCAAGCCACAAGCCTCGCTCCTAG
- a CDS encoding uncharacterized protein (Alpha/beta hydrolase family) has protein sequence MFVSDYLTLGSGRKIYYAHSAPATPSTKAPVVAIHGLGGSSAFWLPALECSGLTKDRDVYAYDMDGHGQSDYSGREPDIQNYIDDIGDVLDKLNLSRVILAGHSMNGTITSLFTEKNSDRVEQLILLHPVRNLPPAVKENMKGRAKAASTAKGLSGIANAVASTAVAKVVAASDFATCAFIRDLVATTKPEAYAAACLALSKAPSVDGSKTPIPVHIIGGAEDYLGSPDAVRQWAAEIPNGKGSVVVLENVGHWGAVEAPAKVGRCIAMAVAPTSYDILMGTFRSPYLYTITFDVLARKLNLRTVNEASGGHNWLDVSPDGKTLYATVWGEPPKLTSYDIVHGGEYATTKISRNVPSKFMSGYVCSNNKAMYSACGPQVDTFLVDDNGTLLDQPAVQNFNLLNGQEKNKANGTMDFGGLRHGGHSADLSPDGTKLYVADIGRNCVWMYHVDRETGLLTEASKNIATRPHDGPRHAWPHPNGRIVYSLQEHSSYVDAFRLTDDSKLEFIEGGCIIPDEKDHDKFWADEVRLSPMADVVFGSTRGLEKATLGYVTAWNLRPDGTFASTEATHRFQTRTSGGWANAIAVCPNLGPKGEVFMTLTDSEEGFVQMLAYTSDKGFEVVDELKLSTEQELVMCATTVWL, from the exons ATGTTCGTGTCCGACTACCTCACTCTCGGCTCTGGGCGCAAGATCTACTACGCTCACTCGGCGCCGGCCACGCCGTCGACCAAGGCGCCCGTCGTTGCCAtccacggcctcggcggctcgtcggcgttctGGCTTCCTGCATTGGAGTGCTCGGGCCTCACCAAGGACCGCGACGTGTACGCGTACGACATGGATGGCCATGGTCAGAGCGACTACTCTGGTCGTGAGCCCGACATCCAGAACTACATCGACGACATCGGGGACGTCCTCGATAAACTCAACCTCAGCCGCGTCATTCTCGCTGGTCACTCGATGAATGGA ACCATCACTTCGCTCTTCACCGAGAAGAACTCCGACcgcgtcgagcagctcatcctcctccaccccgtGCGTAATCTCCCGCCCGCGGTGAAGGAGAACATGAAGGGACGTGCCAAGGCGGCCAGCACGGCCAAGGGTCTCAGCGGCATTGCGAACGCGGTCGCCTCGACTGCTGTTGCCAAGGTCGTTGCTGCCTCTGACTTTGCTACGTGCGCCTTTATCCGCGACCTTGTGGCGACCACCAAGCCGGAGGCCTACGCCGCGGCCTGCCTCGCTCTTTCCAAGGCCCCGTCGGTCGACGGCTCCAAGACCCCTATCCCGGTCCACATTATTGGCGGCGCTGAGGACTACCTCGGCAGCCCAGACGCGGTGCGCCAGTGGGCAGCCGAGATTCCCAACGGCAAGGGTAGCGTGGTGGTCCTCGAGAACGTCGGACACTGGGGCGCAGTCGAGGCGCCAGCCAAGGTTGGCCGTTGCATCGCCATGGCAGtcgcgccgacgtcgtACGACATCCTCATGGGCACTTTCCGTTCGCCGTACCTCTACACGATCACGTTTGATGTGCTGGCCCGCAAGCTCAACCTTCGCACGGTTAACGAGGCGTCCGGTGGGCACAACTGGCTGGACGTCAGCCCCGACGGCAAGACGCTGTACGCCACGGTGTGGGGAGAGCCACCTAAGTTGACGAGCTACGACATTGTGCACGGTGGCGAGTACGCGACGACCAAGATCTCGCGCAACGTCCCCTCAAAGTTCATGTCGGGGTACGTGTGCAGCAACAACAAGGCGATGTATTCGGCGTGCGGGCCGCAGGTGGACACGTTCCTCGTGGACGACAACGGTACGCTCCTCGATCAGCCAGCCGTGCAGAACttcaacctcctcaacggcCAGGAGAAGAACAAGGCCAACGGCACGATGGACTTTGGCGGCTTGCGGCACGGAGGGCACTCGGCCGACCTCTCGCCAGACGGCACCAAGCTTTATGTCGCTGACATTGGGCGCAACTGCGTATGGATGTACCACGTTGATCGGGAGACGGGCCTCCTCACTGAGGCGTCCAAGAACATTGCGACGCGTCCTCACGACGGCCCGCGCCACGCGTGGCCCCACCCCAACGGCCGTATCGTCTACTCGCTTCAGGAGCACTCGTCGTacgtcgacgcgttccGCCTCACGGACGACTCCAAGCTCGAGTTCATCGAGGGCGGCTGCATCATCCccgacgagaaggaccATGACAAGTTCTGGGCCGACGAGGTTCGCCTTTCGCCAATGGCTGATGTGGTGTTTGGCTCAAcccgcggcctcgagaaGGCCACCCTGGGCTATGTCACTGCTTGGAACCTTCGACCAGACGGCACGTTTGCGAGCACTGAGGCCACGCACCGCTTCCAGACCAGGACGTCGGGCGGGTGGGCCAACGCCATCGCCGTCTGCCCCAACCTCGGACCTAAGGGAGAGGTGTTCATGACCCTCACTGACTCGGAGGAGGGCTTCGTCCAGATGCTCGCATACACGAGCGACAAGGgcttcgaggtcgtcgacgaacTCAAGCTGAGCACCGAGCAGGAGCTCGTCATGTGCGCCACCACTGTTTGGTTGTAG
- the NAG2 gene encoding uncharacterized protein (Amidohydrolase family), which yields MTDIVRFTNGFIAMPDGTALKGDLYVDTTTGLIIAGQENFFTTCQRPSRVVDLDGGILSPGLIDVQINGAYGVDFSDVELGPGGNDKYLAGLDHVAERIVETGTTSLVPTIITQKEELYAKLLRLLAPRSSKNSAHILGYHAEGPFLHPDRKGMHTTELLLTANTTPPIDAFDAVYGKDGLDQEGVKMITAAPDVEGVMDCIEPLTKRGVIFSIGHSDANLKQGQQAVARGANMITHLFNAMPPIHHRDPGLVGLLGETDARPYYGIIADGLHLHPNTVRIAYGAAPDRCILVTDAQWILDPTLPDGLHHWRGGFSFHKEGLRVVLEGTDTLAGSAIPFYQCIGNLSQWAGITIPQALVCATYHPAQMLGGRVAQTKGQLNVGFDADLVVFGWDGSLRSTWVMGKEVYRNPEIASGNVLRPRTEVNGKAH from the exons ATGACTGACATTGTGCGCTTCACCAACGGCTTCATCGCCATGCCTGACGGCAcggcgctcaagggcgaCCTGTATGTCGACACGACGACGGGCCTCATCATCGCAGGCCAGGAGAACTTCTTCACGACTTGCCAGCGGCCATCGCGGGTCGTTGACCTCGATGGTGGCATCCTCTCTCCAGGCTTGATCGATGTACAGATCAACGGCGCGTATGGTGTCGACTTCtccgacgtcgagctcgggccTGGCGGCAACGACAAGTACCTCGCTGGCCTGGACCACGTCGCGGAGCGTATCGTTGAGACGGGCACGACGTCTCTTGTGCCGACCATTATTAcccagaaggaggagctgtATGCCAAG ctcctccgcctgcTTGCGCCCCGCTCGAGCAAGAACTCGGCTCACATCCTTGGCTACCACGCCGAGGGCCCGTTCCTCCACCCGGACCGCAAGGGGATGCACACCACCGAGCTCCTCTTGACTGCCAACACCACTCCTCCCATCGATGCGTTTGACGCCGTATACGGCAaggacggcctcgaccagGAGGGTGTCAAGATGATCACGGCGGCGCCCGACGTTGAGGGCGTTATGGACTGCATCGAGCCGCTCACGAAGCGCGGCGTCATCTTTAGCATCGGCCACTCGGACGCCAACCTCAAGCAGGGACAGCAGGCTgtggcgcgcggcgccaaCATGATCACCCACTTGTTCAACGCTATGcctcccatccaccaccGCGACCCCGGTCTCGTGGGTCTACTCGGCGAGACTGACGCGCGGCCATACTATGGCATCATTGCAGATGGGcttcacctccacccaaaCACTGTGCGGATTGCGTACGGCGCTGCTCCCGATCGCTgcatcctcgtcaccgaTGCGCAGTGGATCCTCgaccccaccctccccgaCGGTCTGCACcactggcgcggcggcttcAGCTTCCACAAGGAGGGCCTGCGCGTCGTGCTGGAAGGGACAGACACGCTCGCTGGCTCTGCCATCCCGTTCTACCAGTGTATCGGCAACCTCTCCCAGTGGGCCGGCATCACTATCCCACAGGCGCTTGTCTGCGCGACATATCACCCGGCGCAGATGCTCGGTGGGCGGGTCGCGCAAACAAAGGGCCAACTCAATGTCGGCTTTGATGCCGATCTCGTCGTGTTCGGCTGGGACGGTTCCCTCCGCTCCACTTGGGTCATGGGCAAGGAGGTGTACCGCAACCCCGAGATTGCCAGCGGTAACGTGCTGCGGCCGCGCACCGAGGTCAACGGCAAGGCCCACTAA
- the NAG1 gene encoding uncharacterized protein (Glucosamine-6-phosphate isomerases/6-phosphogluconolactonase), translating into MRLTIRDNKEQAGAYIADYIAKRINAFEPREGHPNFVLGLPTGGTPMPVYRRLVELYNDGKVSFKDVITFNMDEYVGIPRDHPESYHTFMFKNFFSLTDINPKNTNILDGNAKDLHGECEAYEAKIKAVGGIDLFLGGIGVDGHVAFNEPGSSLSSRTRIKTLAYDTIVANARFFDNNLDLVPRMSLTVGVQTVMDACEVVLLATGQNKALAISQMIEGGINHMVTASALQMHPWALVVCDEDATAELRVKTVKYFKSIEKVQDEVDAKYGDSTLRLNHPTQV; encoded by the exons ATGCGTCTCACTATCCGCGACAACAAGGAGCAGGCCGGCGCCTACATTGCCGACTACATCGCCAAGCGCATCAACGCGTTCGAGCCTAGGGAGGGTCACCCCAACTTtgttctcggcctcccGACTGGCGGGACTCCCATGCCTGTGTACAggcgcctcgtcgagctgtACAACGATGGCAAGGTCTCGTTCAAGGATGTCATCACCT TCAACATGGACGAGTACGTCGGCATCCCCCGCGACCACCCCGAGTCGTACCACACGTTCATGTTCAAGAACTTCTTCTCCCTGACTGACATCAA CCCTAAGAACAccaacatcctcgacgGTAACGCCAAGGACCTGCACGGCGAGTGCGAGGCCTacgaggccaagatcaaggctgtcggcggcatcgacctcttcctcggcggcatTGGTGTTGACGGGCACGTGGCGTTCAACGAGCCCGGCTCGTCGCTGAGCTCGCGCACTCGCATCAAGACGCTCGCTTACGACACAATTGTCGCCAACGCGCGCTTCTTCGACAACAACCTTGATCTCGTCCCCCGCATGTCCCTCACCGTCGGTGTGCAGACCGTCATGGACGCGTGTGAGGTCGTTCTCCTCGCGACCGGACAGAACAAGGCGCTCGCGATCTCGCAGATGATCGAGGGTGGCATCAACCACATGGTTACCGCGTCTGCGCTCCAGATGCACCCCTGGGCACTGGTTGTGtgtgacgaggacgcgacggCTGAGCTCCGTGTCAAGACCGTCAAGTACTTTAAGAGTATCGAAAAGGtccaggacgaggtggatgcCAAGTACGGCGACTCTACACTCCGCCTGAACCACCCCACTCAGGTTTAG
- a CDS encoding uncharacterized protein (Thiolase, N-terminal domain), protein MMRSALPLRSMRFAVQRRGMASAARDALLKESPDDVVITYARRTPLTRGKKGGLRDTSADGLLYKMLKGGIAESGIKPEQVQDIVAGTCHAPSPCYEVRAASLAAGFPESTPAEAVNRLCGSGLMALRHVSDSIRAGDIDIGVAVGYESMSSNPRPTPVFKEAAILENQSSVDCAKPMGWTSEMLALDYDISRQKQDEYGLMSHNRAEAAQKEGRFDAEIMPIETTVLADPEKPDGERTPLTVDKDDGIRHGLTMDKMIKAKPAFKGMGDERSTGPNSSQVTDGAAMAVLMRRSKAEELGLPVLATHKGTSVVGVSPRVMGIGPVEAIPAVLKRAGIEVGDVDLFEINEAFGSMYAYCVEKLGLDIAKVNPNGGGIALGHPLGATGVRQVVTGVSELRRRQKEGEAKGKQVLVTSMCIGSGMGAAGLFVV, encoded by the exons ATGATGCGCTCGGCTCTCCCTCTCCGTTCTATGCGCTTCGCGGTGCAGCGCCGCGGCATGGCGTctgccgcgcgcgacgccctcctcaaggAATCGCCTGACGATGTCGTCATCACG TACGCGCGCCGGACGCCGCTCACGCGTGGCAAGAAGGGCGGGCTCCGCGACACGTCCGCCGACGGCCTGCTGTACAAGATGCTCAAGGGCGGCATTGCCGAGAGTGGCATCAAGCCTGAGCAGGTGCAGGACATTGTTGCAGGCACGTGTCACGCTCCTTCGCCTTGTTACGAggtgcgcgccgcgtcgctcgCGGCGGGATTCCCCGAGTCCACGCCTGCTGAGGCCGTCAACCGCCTTTGTGGATCTGGCCTCATGGCGCTCCGCCACGTCTCGGACTCGATCCGTGCTGGTGACATTGACATTGGTGTTGCCGTCGGCTACGAGTCGATGTCGAGCAA CCCTCGCCCCACCCCTGTAttcaaggaggcggcgatCCTCGAGAACCAGTCGTCTGTTGACTGTGCCAAGCCCATGGGCTGGACCTCGGAGatgctcgcgctcgactACGACATCTCGCGCCAGAAGCAGGACGAGTATGGTCTGATGTCGCACAAccgtgccgaggccgcgcagaaggagggacgcttcgacgccgagatTATGCCGATCGAGACTACTGTCCTCGCGGACCCCGAGAAgcccgacggcgagcgcacaCCGCTGACCGTTGACAAGGACGATGGCATTCGCCACGGCCTCACGATGGACAAGATGATCAAGGCCAAGCCAGCGTTCAAGGGGATGGGTGACGAGCGGTCGACGGGGCCCAACTCGTCACAGGTGACGGACGGTGCTGCGATGGCTGTCCTCATGCGCCGCTCCAAGgctgaggagctcggcctgccAGTCTTGGCGACGCACAAGGGCACTTCGGTTGTTGGTGTGAGCCCTCGGGTGATGGGCATCGGACCCGTTGAGGCTATCCCTGCCGTTCTCAAGCGTGCCGGGattgaggtcggcgacgttgacCTCTTCGAGATCAACGAGGCGTTCGGGAGTATGTACGCGTACTGCGTTGAGaagcttggccttgacaTTGCCAAGGTCAACCCCAACGGCGGTGGTATTGCGCTCGGCCACCCCCTCGGCGCAACTGGTGTGCGCCAGGTCGTGACGGGCGTGTCTGAGCTTCGTCGCCGCCagaaggagggtgaggccaagggcaagcagGTGCTCGTCACCTCGATGTGCATCGGCTCGGGCATGGGTGCCGCCGGCCTCTTTGTTGTGTAA
- a CDS encoding uncharacterized protein (Belongs to the eukaryotic initiation factor 4E family), whose amino-acid sequence MGDHKKASNRTASRRGVRPPSLKDITERLTTSTAPSALSEITASTNLPTAESRLKLPASAVARANLTPSPSPPGRTGSLRTDENERADQSRVDKEGGDNKAQAAAKELSSRASTATLKNSDTDGTSSEPFNSSNSLALSIGDSVGSPTPSRTGVVLVKEETVCENTKDMQPIGAFKPKTLTLEELRFKSRASLGHGFPETPPRSKDEVPSIIVLRSTPGHSPTKGIEGGVHSSVSTPGPPPSPRSIANGLPLEHSWSIWYDSKSYKPSPEVYAERRARLGEWEADMLPVGTFDTIQSFWRHLNNIRQPSKLVNNGNYHMFKDNIRPSWEDPSNTHGGKWVLFVKANKDLTVDMVWSNLVIALVGEQLDPDNHITGIVVSSRPRMDRVQVWTRIKDDIAAVNAIGNRILETIGFEAQDQQTISLDFQAHEGTLPAGKFMRAGFTARSASVAMSTPSSANVSRVSSPLPGGSPVGAPSALPGWSTTPHLPIPPPSPRQVSSALPSTRPRMGAGGNAFSGPLGTARRAFSSTVE is encoded by the exons ATGGGAGACCACAAGAAAGCCAGCAACCG CACCGCTTCGCGCCGTGGAGTCAgaccaccttccctcaaGGACATCACGGAGCGCTTAACCACGTCGacagcgccgagcgctCTTAGCGAGATCACGGCCTCGACCAACCTTCCCACTGCTGAATCTCGCCTCAAACTTCCCGCTAGTGCTGTCGCGCGAGCCAACCTAACACCGTCGCCTTCCCCTCCAGGCCGTACTGGTTCCCTAAGAACCgatgagaatgagagagCCGACCAGAGCAGGGTTGACAAGGAAGGTGGCGACAACAAAGCCCAGGCTGCCGCCAAGGAGCTTTCAAGCCGTGCGTCCACAGCTACGCTCAAGAACTCGGATACCGACGGCACCTCTTCGGAGCCCTTCAATAGCTCAAACTCGCTCGCACTCTCGATCGGCGATAGTGTTGGTTCGCCCACCCCTTCTCGCACGGGAGTGGTTCTTgtgaaggaggagacggtCTGCGAGAACACAAAGGACATGCAGCCCATCGGCGCATTCAAGCCCAAGACGTTGACAttggaggagctgcgcTTCAAGTCCCGCGCTAGTCTCGGTCACGGATTCCCTGAGACTCCACCCCGTTCAAAGGACGAGGTTCCGTCAATCATTGTCCTGCGTTCGACGCCTGGCCACTCCCCGACCAAAGGGATCGAAGGCGGTGTACACAGCAGTGTCTCCACGCCAGGTCCGCCTCCCTCACCACGCTCCATCGCCAACGGCCTCCCCCTTGAGCATTCTTG GTCCATCTGGTATGACTCCAAGTCGTACAAGCCGTCACCCGAGGTGTACGCCGAACGTCGCGCACGCTTGGGCGAATGGGAGGCTGACATGCTTCCTGTTGGCACCTTTGACACCATCCAGAGTTTCTGGCGCCACCTGAACAACATCCGTCAGCCCAGCAAGCTGGTCAACAATGGCAATTACCACATGTTCAAGGATAACATCCGTCCG TCTTGGGAAGACCCTTCGAACACGCACGGTGGCAAGTGGGTGCTCTTCGTTAAGGCCAATAAGGACCTCACCGTGGACATGGTGTGGTCCAACCTCGTTATTGCACTGGTtggcgagcagctcgacccCGACAACCACATTACTGGTATCGTCGTGTCGTCTCGTCCCCGTATGGACCGCGTCCAGGTCTGGACCCGGATCAAGGACGATATCGCAGCCGTCAATGCCATTGGTAACCGCATCCTGGAGACGATCGGCTTTGAGGCGCAGGACCAGCAGACTATCTCGCTCGATTTCCAG gcaCATGAGGGAACGCTCCCTGCTGGCAAATTCATGCGTGCCGGATTCACGGCCCGCTCTGCCTCTGTCGCTATGTCCACGCCGAGCAGCGCCAACGTCTCTCGCGTGTCGTCCCCTCTCCCTGGCGGGTCGCCCGTTGGTGCGCCCAGTGCTCTGCCTGGCTGGTCGACCACTCCGCACTTACCAATCCccccgccatcgccgcgccAGGTGTCGAGCGCCCTTCCCTCGACTCGTCCCCGCATGGGTGCCGGAGGCAACGCGTTTTCGGGTCCGTTAGGAACTGCTCGCCGTGCGTTTAGTAGCACTGTAGAGtag
- the rcd1 gene encoding uncharacterized protein (Cell differentiation family, Rcd1-like), with product MGGGGNLQSPLATLGSNMQQNLPSSLSSQQAAPLILNNLAQHLNNPPPPTPGLPSTPSGAQQSHQLSAAIAQMGNSGAPFSTSTGKLLLLPNGNPPPAGSEEEKIYLLITELLDPETRETALLELSKKREMYEDLALVLWGGFGIMSSLLLEIVNVYPALSPPVLTAHASNRVCNALALLQCVASHSETRSLFLNAHIPLFLYPFLNTTSKTRPFEYLRLTSLGVIGALVKQNDNSDVINFLLSTEIIPLCLRIMETGSELSKTVAIFIVQKILLDDLGLQYICQTYERFYAVGAVLANMVSTLVETQAVRLLKHVVRCYLRMSDNPRAREALRACLPEPLRDGTFGGLLKGDLVTKRCLQTLLVNLDGRQE from the exons atgggcggtggcggcaaCCTCCAGTCCCCTCTCGCAACTCTCGGTTCCAACATGCAGCAGAACCTCCCGtcctcactctcctcgCAGCAAGCCGCGCCACTCATTTTAAACAACCTTGCGCAGCATCTCAACAACCCGCCCCCACCAACGCCTGGCCTCCCGTCCAcgccgagcggcgcgcagcAGTCGCACCAGCTCTCGGCCGCCATTGCGCAGATGGGGAATAGTGGCGCGCCGTTCTCAACAAGTACCGGCAAGCTCTTATTGTTGCCTAATGGCAACCCGCCTCCAGCAGGGAgcgaagaggagaagatctatctcctcatcaccgagctgctcgacccTGAGACCCGCGAGACtgcgctccttgagctcagCAAGAAACGCGAGATGTACGAGGACCTCGCGTTAGTGCTATGGGGTGGATTTG GTATCATGTCCtcactcctcctcgagatTGTCAACGTCTACCCTGCGTTATCGCCGCCTGTACTCACCGCGCACGCGTCGAACCGCGTCTGCAACGCACTCGCCCTCTTGCAATGCGTCGCGTCTCACTCGGAGACGCGATCCTTGTTCCTCAATGCCCACATCCCACTCTTCCTCTACCCCTTCCTCAACACGACCTCCAAGACGCGCCCGTTTGAATACCTGCGTTTAACCTCGTTGGGGGTCATTGGCGCTCTCGTCAAACAGAACGATAACAGCGACGTCATcaacttcctcctctcgacCGAGATCATCCCCCTCTGCCTTCGTATCATGGAGACTGGCTCGGAGTTGAGCAAGACTGTCGCCATCTTCATCGTCCAGAAGATACTTCTTGACGACCTTGGGCTGCAGTACATTTGTCAGACGTACGAGCGTTTCTACGCTGTCGGCGCCGTGCTCGCCAACATGGTCTCGACGCTGGTGGAGACTCAGGCGGTCCGCCTGCTCAAGCACGTCGTCCGGTGTTATTTGCGCATGAGCGACAACCCCCGAGCGCGCGAGGCTCTCCGCGCCTGCCTCCCTGAGCCTCTCCGTGACGGCACGTTTGGGGGCCTCCTCAAGGGTGACCTAGTGACCAAGCGCTGCCTCCAgacgctcctcgtcaacctcgacggccgACAGGAGTAA
- a CDS encoding uncharacterized protein (Endoribonuclease L-PSP) has product MPEYTLTHDAPAPLPGIAVKAGGFLYTSGSVGMRPDGTMVSGTVQDRTRQVLANLRAVVEASGYTLGHTVKATCYLSDLERDFEAFNDVWKEVMPNPKPARTCIGVARLPAGGTDVEIELVLYKD; this is encoded by the exons ATGCCGGAATACACGCTCACACACGACGCGCCAGCTCCTCTGCCAGGTATC GCTGTCAAGGCCGGCGGCTTCCTCTATACTTCCGGCTCGGTCGGGATGCGGCCAGACGGCACAATGGTTTCCGGCACAGTCCAGGATCGTACTCGACAAGTACTCGCCAATTTGCGTGCAGTCGTCGAGGCGTCCGGATACACGCTCGGCCATACTGTAAAGGCGACATGCTACCTctccgacctcgagcgcgacttTGAAGCATTCAACGACGTGTGGAAGGAGGTCATGCCCAACCCCAAGCCGGCTCGCACCTGTATCGGCGTCGCCCGTCTCCCGGCTGGTGGTACCGATGTCGAGATAGAGCTTGTACTGTACAAGGACTAG
- a CDS encoding uncharacterized protein (zinc finger) — protein MVGIYSNSMSIGGPQHPATNHQELGELNSQRQIQPVQPVYNSRPSHSDRPRRTRRRYEEVPRLYLCNWPDCDRGYSTLNHLNTHIGNKKHGSKRLPGEFQLLRAQLRAEARNRNTQATNVTFASEIASRIGTGPVSQHAHVVGTMEQNPHRHHEATHAQGGQHHPANPARVATGQYFDMPMANNFQFQLPVASAVGDPHTGHHYSDYNGQGYNLGTYAAMVPELHSRYESRSGDSSQRTSPTAPPSQWPTHAGYPASVAYAPFSASPSVYITVCPDDAKASWQHIPSDTSQTSSIPAMSSDTTRPTTATTAVDSPNGEYTSFAPHPSYNTLASYPFGPTCQRDN, from the exons ATGGTCGGCATCTACTCAAACTCCATGTCCATTGGTGGCCCACAGCATCCCGCCACGAACCACCAGGAGCTTGGCGAACTCAATTCTCAGCGACAGATCCAGCCAGTCCAACCAGTCTACAACTCGCGCCCCAGTCACTCGGACCGTCCCCGACGCACGCGTCGCCGTTACGAAGAGGTCCCACGTCTCTATTTGTGTAACTGGCCAGATTGCGACCGCGGGTACTCTACTCTAAACCACCTCAATACACACATTGGCAACAAGAAGCACGGTTCCAAGAGGCTTCCTGGAG AGTTTCAACTTTTGCGTGCCCAACTGCGTGCAGAAGCGCGGAACCGCAACACGCAGGCCACCAATGTGACTTTCGCCTCCGAGATCGCCAGCAGGATTGGAACCGGGCCGGTTTCCCAGCACGCACATGTCGTGGGTACCATGGAACAGAAtccccaccgccaccaTGAAGCCACGCATGCCCAGGGCGGCCAACATCATCCTGCCAACCCGGCTCGTGTCGCGACTGGGCAGTACTTTGACATGCCAATGGCGAACAACTTCCAGTTCCAGCTCCCCGTGGCATCTGCTGTTGGCGACCCTCACACAGGTCACCACTACAGTGACTACAACGGTCAGGGCTACAATCTTGGCACGTACGCCGCAATGGTCCCTGAACTGCACAGTCGGTACGAGTCTCGCTCGGGCGACTCGTCACAGCGCACCTCTCCGACTGCTCCCCCATCGCAGTGGCCTACCCACGCCGGTTACCCCGCCTCTGTCGCGTACGCCCCTTTTAGTGCCTCGCCGTCGGTCTACATTACGGTTTGCCCCGACGATGCCAAGGCTTCTTGGCAACACATTCCGTCCGACACTTCTCAGACTAGCTCTATCCCTGCCATGTCTTCGGACACGACCCGTCCCACCACGGCGACCACTGCTGTGGACTCTCCAAATGGCGAATACACGTCTTTCGCCCCCCATCCGTCGTACAACACCCTGGCATCGTACCCTTTCGGTCCTACGTGCCAGCGCGACAATTAA